In one Lolium rigidum isolate FL_2022 chromosome 3, APGP_CSIRO_Lrig_0.1, whole genome shotgun sequence genomic region, the following are encoded:
- the LOC124701275 gene encoding 50S ribosomal protein L5, chloroplastic-like encodes MAATAVTLPSSSPSPFPVATTSARRCLQIRSPPLRRAIRVAASAATEAPPKPAAANPIILVDPAEAQKVHRLKTVYDTKVVPIITEEFGYTNVHQVPKIEKIVVNCGLGVDAGNNKGLEAAMKDLASITGQYPVKTKAKNSVASFKIREGNTIGIAVTLRGRVMYNFLDRLINLGLPRTSDFLGVNPNSFDGSGNYTIGMRDQGVFPEIPYEVGGKKNGMDVSIVTTARTDNEAQRLLALLGMPFAAHMKGDEYKKKRLKKHHFMSKGRGRK; translated from the exons ATGGCAGCCACGGCGGTGACCCtgccctcctcctcgccctcgccCTTCCCCGTTGCCACCACCTCCGCCCGGCGCTGCCTCCAAATCCGCTCCCCGCCTCTCCGTCGCGCCATCCGCGTCGCCGCGTCCGCCGCGACCGAGGCGCCGCCCAAGCCGGCGGCGGCCAACCCCATCATCCTCGTCGACCCCGCCGAGGCCCAGAAGGTCCACCGCCTCAAGACCGTCTACGACACCAAGGTCGTCCCCATCATCACCGAGGAGTTCGGCTACACCAATGTCCACCAG GTACCCAAGATCGAGAAAATTGTGGTGAACTGTGGGCTGGGGGTGGATGCGGGGAACAACAAGGGGCTGGAGGCCGCCATGAAGGACCTCGCCTCGATCACTGGCCAGTACCCCGTCAAGACCAAGGCCAAGAACTCCGTCGCCAGCTTCAAGATCCGCGAGGGCAACACCATTGGTATCGCCGTCACCCTCCGCGGCAGG GTGATGTACAACTTCTTGGATAGGCTCATCAACCTTGGGCTCCCTAGGACCAGTGACTTCTTGGGTGTCAACCCCAACAGCTTCGACGGTAGCGGCAATTACACCATCGGTATGCGCGATCAGGGCGTCTTCCCGGAAATCCCGTATGAGGTGGGTGGCAAGAAGAACGGTATGGACGTCAGCATCGTCACCACCGCCAGGACCGACAATGAGGCCCAGaggcttcttgccctcctcggAATGCCATTTGCCGCGCACATGAAGGGCGACGAGTACaagaagaagaggttgaagaagcacCACTTCATGAGCAAGGGCAGGGGAAGAAAGTGA
- the LOC124695067 gene encoding beta-carotene hydroxylase 1, chloroplastic-like, with the protein MAVARLVAAPFPIAASRARAPPARLAFAPLPISTRRAAVPVLRVASDGRADAAEVDEAKEARMAVSERKARKESERRTYLVAAVMSSLGITSMAAAAVYYRFAWQMEGGEIPVTEMFGTFALSVGAAVGMEFWARWAHRALWHASLWHMHESHHRPRDGPFELNDVFAIVNAVPAMALLAFGFFNRGLVPGLCFGAGLGITLFGMAYMFVHDGLVHRRFPVGPIENVPYFRRVAAAHQIHHMDKFDSVPYGLFLGPKELEEVGGTEELEKEIQKRIKRRETLDAMQ; encoded by the exons ATGGCCGTCGCCAGGCTGGTGGCCGCGCCATTCCCTATCGCCGCCTCCCGCGCCCGCGCCCCGCCCGCGCGCCTCGCCTTCGCGCCGCTCCCGATCTCcacgcgccgcgccgccgtgccCGTCCTGCGCGTGGCCTCCGACGGCAGGGCCGACGCCGCGGAGGTCGACGAGGCGAAGGAGGCGCGGATGGCGGTGTCGGAGCGCAAGGCGAGGAAGGAGTCGGAGCGGCGGACGTACCTGGTGGCGGCCGTCATGTCCAGCCTCGGGatcacctccatggccgccgccgccgtctactACCGCTTCGCCTGGCAAATGGAG GGAGGCGAGATTCCGGTGACGGAGATGTTCGGCACCTTCGCACTATCCGTGGGCGCCGCG GTGGGGATGGAGTTCTGGGCGCGGTGGGCGCACCGCGCGCTGTGGCACGCCTCGCTGTGGCACATGCACGAGTCCCACCACCGGCCACGCGACGGGCCATTCGAGCTCAACGACGTCTTCGCCATCGTCAACGCCGTCCCCGCCATGGCCCTCCTCGCCTTCGGCTTCTTCAACCGCGGCCTCGTCCCGGGACTCTGCTTCGGCGCG GGGCTCGGGATCACGCTCTTCGGGATGGCCTACATGTTCGTCCACGACGGCCTCGTCCACCGCCGCTTCCCCGTCGGACCCATCGAGAACGTGCCCTACTTCCGGCGAGTCGCCGCCGCGCACCAG ATCCATCACATGGACAAGTTCGACAGCGTGCCGTATGGGCTCTTCCTCGGGCCCAAG GAGCTGGAGGAGGTGGGCGGGACCGAGGAGCTGGAGAAGGAGATCCAGAAAAGGATCAAGAGAAGAGAGACCCTAGACGCTATGCAATGA
- the LOC124694492 gene encoding probable polygalacturonase — translation MATRRAALAVVLALALCAVGIGASPAVSRGAGCRKHVKRITDYGAVGDGKTLNTAAFARAVADLSRCAGDGGAALVVPAGRWLTGPFNLTSHFTLYLRHGAEILASQDLNDWPLIAPLPSYGRGRDEPGPRYSNFIGGSNLTDVIISGQNGTINGQGQVWWDKYRAKQLTYTRGYLLELLYSRDIIISNVTFVDAPSWNLHPTYCNNVTISGVTILAPIHSANTDGIDPDSSSHVKIEDCYIVSGDDCIAVKSGWDEYGIKFNMPSQHIVVRRLTCISPTSAMIALGSEMSGGIQDIRVEDSIAINTESAVRIKSGVGRGGFVRDVFVRNIRLHTMKWVFWMTGNYGQHPDNSSDPKALPVVTGINYIDVLAENVTMAGRMEGIPNDPYTGICMSNITAHLAPKAKKLQWNCTDVQGVASAVWPKPCPQLGAVGKPCTFPEDELVIGPPELPKCTY, via the exons ATGGCCACAAGAAGAGCAGCGCTCGCCGTGGTACTGGCGCTGGCGCTGTGCGCCGTCGGCATTGGCGCGTCGCCGGCCGTGTCGAGGggggcagggtgccggaagcaCGTGAAGAGGATCACGGACTACGGGGCGGTCGGGGACGGGAAGACGCTCAACACGGCGGCGTTCGCCAGGGCGGTGGCGGACCTGTCCCGGtgcgcgggcgacggcggcgcggcgctgGTGGTGCCGGCGGGGAGGTGGCTCACGGGGCCCTTCAACCTCACCAGCCACTTCACCCTCTACCTCCGCCACGGCGCCGAGATCCTCGCCTCCCAG GACCTCAACGATTGGCCTCTGATAGCTCCCCTGCCGTCCTACGGGAGAGGAAGGGACGAGCCTGGCCCAAGATACAGCAACTTCATCGGCGGATCAAACCTCACCGACGTCATCATCTCCG GTCAAAACGGAACGATCAACGGGCAGGGGCAGGTGTGGTGGGACAAGTACCGCGCCAAGCAGCTCACCTACACGCGCGGCTACCTGCTCGAGCTCCTATACTCTCGCGACATCATCATCTCCAACGTCACCTTCGTCGACGCGCCCTCATGGAACCTCCACCCCACCTACTGCAA CAACGTGACCATCAGCGGCGTCACGATTCTCGCGCCGATCCACTCGGCTAACACCGACGGGATCGACCCAG ATTCTTCCTCCCACGTCAAGATCGAGGACTGCTACATCGTCTCCGGCGACGACTGCATCGCCGTGAAGAGCGGCTGGGACGAGTACGGCATCAAGTTCAACATGCCGAGCCAGCACATCGTCGTCAGGCGGCTCACCTGCATCTCCCCCACGAGCGCCATGATCGCGCTCGGCAGCGAGATGTCCGGCGGAATCCAGGACATACGCGTCGAGGACAGCATCGCCATCAACACCGAGTCGGCCGTCAGGATCAAGTCTGGCGTGGGGAGGGGCGGCTTCGTCAGGGACGTCTTCGTGCGCAACATCAGACTCCACACCATGAAGTGGGTCTTCTGGATGACTGGCAACTACGGCCAGCACCCCGACAACTCTTCCGACCCCAAGGCCCTGCCCGTGGTCACCGGCATCAACTACATCGACGTGTTAGCCGAGAATGTGACGATGGCTGGCAGGATGGAGGGCATCCCGAATGACCCCTACACCGGGATATGCATGTCCAATATCACCGCCCACCTTGCGCCCAAGGCCAAGAAGCTGCAATGGAACTGCACCGACGTCCAGGGAGTGGCATCTGCTGTCTGGCCGAAGCCATGCCCGCAGCTTGGCGCTGTGGGCAAGCCCTGCACATTCCCGGAGGACGAGCTCGTCATTGGTCCGCCGGAGTTGCCCAAATGTACCTACTGA